GTTGCGGTTGCAGGAAAGGAAGTAGGTGGCCTGTCGGTTCTCGGCGGGGCCAACAAAAGGTGGGCCCCAGCCGCGGGTGTCATCCCCGGTCCCTACAGTTTCAATTTTGATGACCTTGGCACCGAGGTCTCCCATCATCATCCCTGCATGCGGGCCAGCGAGAGCCCGGGTGAGGTCAAGGACAACGTATCCGCTAAGCGGCCCGGTGGTGATGCCTGACTGTGTTGTGCTTTCGGCAATTGTGGAGCTCAATGTGTCCTCCTCGAAATTTTCAGTTCAGTTATGGAACAGGTGGTCTAAAGCCAGCCCGGAAGCACTAGCAGTGCCCAAGCCAGCAGCGGCCCGACGAGTACGACGATGCCGCCGTAGCCCAGAACTTGCTTGTAGAAGCGATCCTTGTCTGTGCCTTCGGGAGCGTTGGCGAGAACGAGTGCACCGTTGGTGGAGAAAGGCGAAACGTCCACGACGGTTGAAGCGATGGCGAGGGCACAAATCAGACCGGTTGCGCTGATTGACCCGGTGCTCAGGAATGGGATGGCCAGTGGAATCAAAGCTGCCAAGATGGCGGTGGATGAGGCGAATGCGGAGACCACGGCACCGATGTAGCAGATCAACAATCCGGCCAGTAGCGGAGCTCCAAGATTGGCCACGCCGTTGGATACGTACTCGATGGTTCCGGCTTCTTCTAGGACACCGACGAAGGTGAGCATTCCACAGATCAACAAGACGGTGGACCAGCTGATCTTGTTTACTGCTCCCTTTTGCGCAGCTGGGTTGACCAGTGCCAGGAATACGGCGATGGTGATCGAAACGAATCCAACATCAACCTTGAAGCCCAATGCGATGACGGCAAGTGCTACCAGACCGATCATGGTCATGATCTGGCCAAATCGCTGACCTGGAGCCTTCGGAGCTGCACCGTCTCCGGCGGGGTCGCGTGGTCCGTAGGTTCCAGATCCACTGCCCTTGAAATCGACATCTGCGGCACGGGCACCTGCGGACACCTTCAATCGCGCTTCGGCAACACGTTCTGCGATGGCTCCGGCACGCTGGCCAGCGAGTTGACGTCCACCAAGTACTACGAACAAGACAACAGCGATGACCAGGTTGAAGACGAAGCTGGTCAGGAACAACGCGGTGGGGCTGAAAGCGAATCCGGCTTTTTCAATCAGACCGTTGACGATGACGCCGTACACCGCGATGGGGGAGAAGCCGCCGGCTTGCGCGCCGTGAACGATGAGCATACCCATCATCAAGGGATTGATCTTGTAACGCTGTGCGAAATTCAGTCCGATGGGTGCGATGATCGCGACCGCAGCTGGGCCCAACGCACCAATAGCGGTGATGGCCGCGGTGATGGCGAACATGACCCACGGAATTAGCGAGATGCGACTATCAACTAATTTCACCGCTTTGTCGACGAGGATGTCGATGGTGCCGTTGTTTTGCGCGATGGCGAAGAGGTAGGTGACGCCTACCAGGGTGAGGAACAGTCCGCCAGGGAAGCTGGCGAGAATGTCCTCGGTATCCATACCGAGGAAGACTGCTCCTAGCAGGAAGGCACCGACAAAGGCGAGGGCACCCATATTGATGGGGAACATCGTGGCGATGATGAACATCACCGCCAGGATGAGGATGGAAACTAACGCGACAGACATGGGGGAATATCCTTTTCGTGATGGCCGCAAAGCGAGTTCTGATGATGTGACTAATGTCACTGGCTCACTGGCCTAGCCTCCTAGACTCCGAGTGTCTTGTCAAGAGAATTTTCAGTGTAAGTTTGATCTAGAACACATCTAAAGGAGTGAACGTGGCTGAAATCAACAAGCCCAAGGCCTTCGCTAAGGTGCAGCGCCCCCGGCTCTATGAACAGCTCATGCAACAGATCTTGGCTTTCGTAGAGCAAGAGCAGCTAGGACCCGGAGACCATCTGCCAGCCGAACGAGAATTAGCAGATCAGCTAGGGGTTTCTCGTGCCACGTTGGCCCAAGCGTTAGTGGCTCTTGAAGTCTTGGGAGTCATCGATGTTAAGCACGGCACCGGTGCTGTTCTGGTGTACCGCCCTAGCATCGCAACCGTCCTACGCGAACTGCACGAGCATAAAAACAGGTTGCCGGAAATTGTTGAGGCGCGAAGCACCCTAGAAGTGAAATTGGCATCGCTGGCTGCCGAGCGACGTACCGAAGATGACATCAAACGCATCAACGAGGCACTTGAAGTTATGGCACAAGAAATTGCGGATGGTGACAGGGGCGAAAAGGGCGACGAGCTTTTTCACGAAGCAATCACCGGCGCAGCCAAATCATCAGTTCTACAAAAGCTAATGACTTTCATATCTGAAATGGTGCTTGAAACGCGCCTAGAGTCGCTAGGTCAGCCAGGTCGTCCCGAGCGCTCTCTTGAATCCCACCGGAAAATCACCGAGGCAATTATTGCCGGTGATTCGCGGGCTGCTGCAACTGCGATGCAGGAGCATATTGAATTGGTTTCTGACGTTGCGTTGCTGAAGGACAATCAGTAACTGCCATGGGGATTTTCGGATTTTAGGACTTGGACCCCAAAAGCTTGAGGACATGGTCCTGATCAATCTGACTGAAATCTTTGTAGAACGCTCCAACAGCCGAAAATTGTCGTGGTGTGAGCAGCTCCGTGAGTCCTTGGACTTGGGGAGCTAGTTCAG
The nucleotide sequence above comes from Glutamicibacter sp. B1. Encoded proteins:
- a CDS encoding FadR/GntR family transcriptional regulator codes for the protein MQQILAFVEQEQLGPGDHLPAERELADQLGVSRATLAQALVALEVLGVIDVKHGTGAVLVYRPSIATVLRELHEHKNRLPEIVEARSTLEVKLASLAAERRTEDDIKRINEALEVMAQEIADGDRGEKGDELFHEAITGAAKSSVLQKLMTFISEMVLETRLESLGQPGRPERSLESHRKITEAIIAGDSRAAATAMQEHIELVSDVALLKDNQ
- a CDS encoding SLC13 family permease, with amino-acid sequence MSVALVSILILAVMFIIATMFPINMGALAFVGAFLLGAVFLGMDTEDILASFPGGLFLTLVGVTYLFAIAQNNGTIDILVDKAVKLVDSRISLIPWVMFAITAAITAIGALGPAAVAIIAPIGLNFAQRYKINPLMMGMLIVHGAQAGGFSPIAVYGVIVNGLIEKAGFAFSPTALFLTSFVFNLVIAVVLFVVLGGRQLAGQRAGAIAERVAEARLKVSAGARAADVDFKGSGSGTYGPRDPAGDGAAPKAPGQRFGQIMTMIGLVALAVIALGFKVDVGFVSITIAVFLALVNPAAQKGAVNKISWSTVLLICGMLTFVGVLEEAGTIEYVSNGVANLGAPLLAGLLICYIGAVVSAFASSTAILAALIPLAIPFLSTGSISATGLICALAIASTVVDVSPFSTNGALVLANAPEGTDKDRFYKQVLGYGGIVVLVGPLLAWALLVLPGWL